In Streptococcus respiraculi, the following are encoded in one genomic region:
- a CDS encoding phage tail protein — translation MYMIINGFNTSDIPYCQLIDAGEVESAAPRVAESTTIYGANGKVTIWDGAYDNYERTLTFLVKTLEDVQRLVEVFRSEKNEVEFWYQLGSLFYADFKSSKYKPYGMHHWTVDITLDMYPFRYMKNVEDVVLASSGSVVNKGTVYAEPIIIIEGQGDVSLTIGQQTMRLILNGKATIDCRHREQKILNKDGQIQNTIRKRGPFFEIATGRSGVTTSGSVSKITIKGNWRYRV, via the coding sequence ATGTATATGATTATCAATGGTTTCAATACTTCTGACATTCCTTATTGTCAGTTAATTGATGCTGGAGAGGTTGAAAGCGCAGCGCCTCGTGTGGCTGAATCTACAACGATATATGGCGCAAATGGGAAGGTCACTATCTGGGATGGCGCTTATGATAACTATGAAAGAACATTGACTTTTCTCGTTAAAACGTTGGAGGATGTACAACGATTAGTCGAGGTCTTTCGTAGCGAAAAGAATGAAGTAGAATTTTGGTACCAGTTAGGCAGTTTGTTTTATGCTGATTTTAAATCAAGCAAATATAAACCGTATGGAATGCACCATTGGACGGTTGACATTACGCTTGATATGTATCCTTTCCGCTATATGAAGAATGTAGAGGATGTGGTGTTAGCAAGCAGTGGCTCTGTTGTCAACAAGGGGACAGTATATGCGGAGCCAATCATTATCATAGAAGGACAAGGCGATGTTAGTTTGACCATTGGCCAACAAACCATGCGCTTGATCTTAAACGGAAAGGCGACAATTGATTGCCGTCATCGGGAGCAGAAGATTTTAAATAAGGATGGACAAATCCAAAATACCATCCGAAAACGTGGTCCGTTCTTTGAAATCGCAACTGGTCGCTCTGGGGTGACGACAA